The Mesorhizobium sp. M3A.F.Ca.ET.080.04.2.1 genome contains the following window.
GTGATCGGTGACGGCCTCCAAATGCAGGGAAGCCAGCTCCGAATAGACGAGCGACGACTTGGTGCTCTGGCTGACGAGCTTCTCCAGGCAACGATAGGCCGCTTCGTGGCTCTTGGCGCTCTGGTCGAGATAATAACGATCGTCGAGCACCAGGCATTGGATCTGGCTGGTCTGGACTCCGCTCTGGTCGATGTAGCTGTAGATCAGGCCGGAGGCGGGAATGGTCGACGTCAGAAGGCCGGCGATGCTGCCTTCGACCGCTGAAGGCGCGTTTTCGGCCGGGGTCAGGTTGCGCGACAGGAGAACGCGTCCGGTCGCAACGCTTTGCAGTTCCACAGTCACGTCGCCGCTGTCAGGTCCGGGCGTGACTTCGAAAACGAAGCTGATCGGATCAGCCGTTTCATCGCGGCTTGCGTCGGCGTCACGTCCGATGAAGTCGATCGTGTCGAAGCCGGCAAGTCCGGCGCGCAGCGAAAGGGCGACACGGGCTGCTTCCGGGCCCTCGGCTCTGAGGGCTATGTAGATGAGCGGCAAGCCGTCAAAGGCGGCTGAGGCAGGGGCGGTCGGCGTGCCGGCAGTCTGGACCGGCACGACCTTGTCGCTGCCGCCGGCGAAGATGTGGCCGCCCTGACGAAAGATGAGCAAACCCAGCATGGCGATGACGAGAACCATGGCGGCCCAGAAGAATCGCAATTGGCGCGTCAGCGACGGCGCGGCAGTGGTGGTCATCAGCGGCGCGGCGTCCGCTGCCGCCAAGGTCTCGAACCGGTCCGGCGCGGGCTCTACAACGTCGGTTGGCGGCGAGGCGCTCTTGCCGGGCTTGGCATGCTCGGCTTCGGCCGGCAGGCGGATGCCATTCAGCTCATAGGAAGGGACATAGCCGCCGCGAGGGATGGCGATGCGCACCGGCTCGGCAACGCCCTCGTTGTCGAAATAATGCGCCAACAGCTCGCGCAGCCGCCCGGCCTGGACCCTGACCACGGCATCGGTCGCAGGATCGAAATCCCGATCCTTGCCGAAGACATCCATGGCGATGGAGAGGCCCTTGAGCCTGTCGCCTTCGCCGGCCTGCTCGCGCTCGACCAGGTAGCGTAACAGCCGGCGCGCGCGCTCGGACCGTCCGAACGTTTCGCTGGCAAGCAGTCGCTCCAATGTCTCGCGCACTGCGGGGGCGGCAGGCGTGGCAGGCTCCAAGTGTCGATCCTTCCGAAGTCGGCACAGGTTAGGGCGCGATCATATAGGGCCCGGGCCGGCACACAAGAATGCTTGTATTATGCGATCGCGTAAGCCACGGGAAAGTTCCCGCTCGGTTAACGAAGTGGCGGGCATCTGTTCCGAGAGCCGGCGCGCTCTCGCGAACGCGCCGCGCCCAAGGGCTTGAATGATCAGCCGGCCTTGCGCTCGAGGATGCGGTTGGCGGCCGAAACCACCGCCTCCAGCGAGGCGGCGACGATGTTGGTGTTTATCCCGGCGCCGAACAGCTTGCCGGCCGGATGTTCCATCTCGACATAGGAGATGGCCGAGGCATTGGAGCCGCGCTGGAGCGAATGCTCGGAATAGTCGAGAACCGACATCTCGATGCCGATATGACGCGACAGCGCGTCGATGAAGCCATCGATCGGGCCAGTTCCGGTCCCGGTGATAGTCACTTCCCTGCCGTTGTCGAGGATGACCGCCTCGACCACGCGCCGGCCTTTGACCTCGGTATCGGGATAGGTCTGGTGATCGAGGAATTTCAGCCGCGCGCCGGGCTGATCGACATAGGTCTCGAGGAAACGGTCATGGATGCGCTTGCCCGGAACCTCCTTGCCTTCCGCGTCGGTGATCGCCTGGATGTCCTGGCTGAACTCGATCTGCAGGTTGCGCGGCAGGTTGAGGCCGTAATCGGCATGCAGCACATAGGCGATGCCGCCCTTGCCGGATTGCGAGTTGATGCGGATGATCGCCTCATAGGTGCGGCCGACATCGGCCGGGTCGATCGGCAGATAAGGCACTTCCCAGACCGGTGTGTTGGCCTTGCGCAGCGCCTTCATGCCCTTGTTGATGGCGTCCTGGTGCGAGCCGGAGAAAGCGGTATAGACGAGCTCGCCGACATAGGGATGGCGCTCCGGAATCTTCAACTGGTTCGAATATTCGTAGACGTCCTTCATCCGGTTGATGTCGGAGCAGTCGAGCTCGGGATCGACGCCCTGCGTGTACATGTTGAGCGCCAGGGTGACGATGTCGACATTGCCGGTGCGCTCGCCATTGCCGAACAGCGTTCCCTCGACACGGTCGGCGCCTGCCATCAGGCCAAGCTCGGTGGTGGCGACGCCGGTGCCGCGGTCGTTGTGCGGGTGCAGTGAGATGATCAGGTTCTCGCGATTGTCGAGGTTGCGGCACATCCATTCGATGCGATCGGCATAGACGTTGGGCGTCGACATCTCGACGGTCGAGGGCAGGTTGATGATCAGCTTGTTCTCCGCCGTCGGCTTCACGATCTCGGTGACGGCGTTGCAGATCTCCAGCGCGACCTCGAGCTCGGTCCCGGTGAAGCTTTCCGGCGAATATTCGAAGCGGTAGCCGCCGCCCGCCTTGGCCGCCATGTCGGTGATCATCTTGGCGGCGTCGGTGGCGATCCGCTTGATGCCGGGCACGTCCTTCTCGAAGACGACGCGGCGCTGCAACTCGCTGGTCGAGTTGTAGAAATGCACGATCGGCCGATGCGCGCCCTTCAGCGCCTCGAAGGTGCGCGTGATCAGCTCGGGCCGGCACTGCACCAGCACCTGCAGCGATACGTCCCGGGGCACGCCACCTTCCTCGATGCACCAGCGGGCGAAATCGAAGTCGGTCTGCGAAGCCGAGGGAAAGCCGATCTCGATCTCCTTGAAGCCCATGTCGAGCAGCAGCGCGAACATACGCGCCTTGCGCTCGTGGCCCATCGGGTCGATCAGTGCCTGGTTGCCATCGCGCAGGTCGACCGAGCACCAGATCGGCGCCTTTTCGATGACCTTGGCCGGCCAGGTCCGGTCGGTGAGGCCGACGGTGGGGTAGGGTTGGTATTTACGGGCTGCCTCCGGCATGTGGCCGGCCGTGCGCTTCTCGCTTTCAGCCTCGCCGGCGCGAATTTCTTCTCTTGCGTTCATCGTCGTTTCTCCGGACGGCTCGCATGCCCGCCTTGGGCGGGTTGGTGGCGAGCGTCGCCTCTACCAGAATTTCGTTCGCTTGATGTGACTTTGCCAAGGAGCGTGCGCCTCTAGCGGCGGGCATCGACCGCCGGGCGCTCCTTCAGCGAGCCCGGCGATCGCCGATAAGGCCGAGAAGAAGCAGGGTCGAAGCGAGCGCGCGCACGGTCTCGCCGGCAAAGCCGGTGCGAGAGGAAGCGACGAAGCGGGTACGCGTAGCCATGGCGGTCTCTTACAGGAGCGGCTTTCCGGAGGCAAGTGCCGCCCTGCCGAACGGATCGCGGGCTCTTCCCCGCATCAGGCAAATACGCCACACTTGCCCGACGCGGTCCATCGTGGCCCGGAGGAGGTCGTGCATGAATTTCGTGTTCTTCTCGCCGCATTTTCCGGCCAACGGCGCCGATTTCTGCGACCGGCTGAAGAAGGCCGGCGCCACCGTGCTCGGTATTGGCGATGCTCCTTATGAAACGCTGAGCGGCAAGCTCAAGGCGGCGCTTTCCGAGTATTACCGCGTGGCGGACATGGAGGACTACGACACGGTGTTCCGGGCGATGGGACATTTCATCCACAAGTGGGGCCGTATCGATCGCTTCGAGTCCCTCAACGAGCATTGGCTGGAACTCGAGGCCAACATCCGCACCGACTTCAACGTCTTCGGCACCAAGCTCGATTTCGTGAAAAACCTGAAGCGCAAGAGCCGCATGCGCGCGTTCTTTCGCAAGAGCGGCGTCGAGACCATTCCGCAGCGCAAATGCTCCGACCGTGCCGGCGCCATGACCTTCATCCGGCGGGTTGGCTATCCGGTGGTGGTGAAGCCGGATTCAGGTTCCGGCGCCTCGAACACGTTCAAGATCTCCAACGCAAAAGAACTAGACCAGTTCTTCAAGGACAAGCCCGAGGGGGTCAGCTTCGTCATGGAGCAGTTCATCGAGGGCCTGGTGGTGACCTTCGACGGGCTGGTCAACCGCGACGGCGAGGTGGTGCTGGCGGCCAGCCACCGCTACGACCAGAGCGTCATGGAGGTGGTCAACCGCGACCGCCATATGAGCTACACCTGCTTCCCCGAGATCACGCCGGCGGTGGAGCAGGCAGGCCGAAAGATCCTCAAGGCGTTCGACGTGCGCGAGCGCTTCTTCCACATCGAGCTGTTCGAGACCAGCGACAAGCGCATCATCGCGCTGGAGGTCAACATGCGCCCGCCCGGGGCCTGGATGACCGACGCAATCAACTACACCTTCGACATCGACGTCTATGCGGCATGGGCCGAGATGGTGGTCAAGAACGCTGCCGGCGGTCCCTACAAGGGCAAGTATTTCACCGCCTATGCCAGCCGCAAACGGCATGTCGACTATTTGCACAGCCATGAGGACGTGCTAGCCGCCCACGGCGACAAGATCGTCCACCACCAGGCCATCGAAGAGGTTTTCAGCCGCGCCATGGGCAACTACGCCTACCAGATGCGTTCGAAGGACCCGAAGGCGCTGCGCCAGGCGGTCGACTATATCCACGCGGAAAAGGCATGAGCGATGGACGTCTCCTACCATAAGGGACATGCCCGCAACCTTGGCCGAGACATGGAATACAAGCGCTACGGCCATGCCGGACGGCCGGTGGTGGTGTTCCCGACCTCGCAGGGGCGCTTCTACCAGTTCGAGGATTCGGGCGGCGTCGGCGCGCTCAGCGAATTCATCGACACTGGCCGCATCCAGCTGTTCACACTCGACGGGATCGATTCGGAATCCTTCTTCGACAAGCATGGTGATGCGACCCATCGCATCGCGCGCCACGAGGCGTATTTCCGCTATGTGCGCGAGGAGGCGCTGCCGGAACTTTCGGCGGTTGCCGCCAAGGCCAATGGCGGGCGCACGCTGAAGCCGCTGTTCTGCGGCTGCTCGATGGGCGGTTACCACTCGTCGAATTTCGTCTTCCGCTTCCCGGAGCTGGCGAGCGGCGTGATCTCATTGTCAGGCGTCTATTCGACCCGCGACTTCTTCGGGCGGATGCTCGAGGGCAATGTCTACTTCAACTCGCCGCTCGACTATCTGCCCGGCATCGTCGACCAGAAGCTGCTCGGGCGGCTGCGCGCCCTACGACTGATCTTCTGTTGCGGGCAGGGCGCGTGGGAGGAGCGCATGCTGGTCGAAACGCGCGAGCTGGAGCAGGTGCTGCGCGACAAGTCCATTCCGGCCTGGGTGGATTATTGGGGCGGCGACGTCAGCCATGACTGGCCATGGTGGCACAAGCAACTCGTCTATTTCTTCGGCCGCTGGCTGGATGACGACCTGATGAAGCGATTGGACTGATGCCAAGGCGTCGGTGACATGACCTTTTCGCTGGGCGCCGATCGGATCGCCTTCTGCAACTGAAGCCGTCGTGCCGGTCATCCGCCGATATTGATCTAAAAATATGACTGTTCCTGTCATCTTTTTGTGGAAACATCGCAGACGCTGTGGCATGCCCGCCGGGACGATGGCATCGGCCTGAGGGCCGATCGCCTCCACCTTTGTCGAAAGGCCTGGCGATGGTTCAGCTCAGCGCGCAAACCCATATCCGAAACGACGGGATCCAGGCGGTCATGGACAGGCTGCGCGCCGAGCACAGCGTCTGCGAAATCGAAATCGGCCACGCGGATCAGTGGGCGCTCCGTATGCATTACGGCTCGCTGCATGCCGCTGCCGAGGAGGGGGGCATGCTGATCCGGGTCGCCGCCCAGGACGAGACCTGCTTGGCCTATATGAAGATGATCGTTGCTGGTCACATAGCCGGGCAGTTGGGGACGACGAACGGCCTGCGCTGGCAGGGTGACGGCAGCCATGCCGGCACACCCGTCTTCTTCCGCGAGATCAGCGTGCAATCCTCGACGCGGCTGTCGCCGCACATGCAGCGCGTGCGCTTCGCGGGCCGCGATCTCGGCCGTTTCGCCCATGGCGGGCTGCATGTGAGGCTCCTGCTGCCGCCCGCCGGTCGACAGCCGGTGTGGCCGTTGATGGGCGTCGACGGGATGATGGTGTGGCCTTCGGGCGAGGACGCGCTCACGGTCCGGGTCTACACGATCCGGGCGCTGGACGTCGCCGGCGGTTGGCTCGACATCGATTTTGTGCTGCATCCAGGCACCGAAACGCCGGCGGCGGATTTCGCGCTGAGCGCGCGGGCCGGCGACGTCGTCGGCATGATCGGTCCCGGCGGCGGCGGCGTCCCGGAGGCGCAAAATCTGCTTCTCCTCGGCGATGACACGGCGCTGCCGGCCATTGGCAGAATCCTGGAGGAAATTCCGCCGTCGATCCGCGCCGAGGTCCTTGTCGAGGTCGATGGTCCGGAGGACCGGATTGCGCTTACGGAAGACGACAACATCGCCGTCAACTGGCTCTACCGGCAGGGCCAAGAGGCCGGCACGGCCGGTCTCTTGCCGGCCGCGCTGCGCGAGCGCGGGCCTTCGGCCGGAGATTTCTATGTTTGGGCCGGGTGC
Protein-coding sequences here:
- a CDS encoding esterase family protein → MDVSYHKGHARNLGRDMEYKRYGHAGRPVVVFPTSQGRFYQFEDSGGVGALSEFIDTGRIQLFTLDGIDSESFFDKHGDATHRIARHEAYFRYVREEALPELSAVAAKANGGRTLKPLFCGCSMGGYHSSNFVFRFPELASGVISLSGVYSTRDFFGRMLEGNVYFNSPLDYLPGIVDQKLLGRLRALRLIFCCGQGAWEERMLVETRELEQVLRDKSIPAWVDYWGGDVSHDWPWWHKQLVYFFGRWLDDDLMKRLD
- a CDS encoding ATP-grasp domain-containing protein produces the protein MNFVFFSPHFPANGADFCDRLKKAGATVLGIGDAPYETLSGKLKAALSEYYRVADMEDYDTVFRAMGHFIHKWGRIDRFESLNEHWLELEANIRTDFNVFGTKLDFVKNLKRKSRMRAFFRKSGVETIPQRKCSDRAGAMTFIRRVGYPVVVKPDSGSGASNTFKISNAKELDQFFKDKPEGVSFVMEQFIEGLVVTFDGLVNRDGEVVLAASHRYDQSVMEVVNRDRHMSYTCFPEITPAVEQAGRKILKAFDVRERFFHIELFETSDKRIIALEVNMRPPGAWMTDAINYTFDIDVYAAWAEMVVKNAAGGPYKGKYFTAYASRKRHVDYLHSHEDVLAAHGDKIVHHQAIEEVFSRAMGNYAYQMRSKDPKALRQAVDYIHAEKA
- the leuA gene encoding 2-isopropylmalate synthase, which codes for MNAREEIRAGEAESEKRTAGHMPEAARKYQPYPTVGLTDRTWPAKVIEKAPIWCSVDLRDGNQALIDPMGHERKARMFALLLDMGFKEIEIGFPSASQTDFDFARWCIEEGGVPRDVSLQVLVQCRPELITRTFEALKGAHRPIVHFYNSTSELQRRVVFEKDVPGIKRIATDAAKMITDMAAKAGGGYRFEYSPESFTGTELEVALEICNAVTEIVKPTAENKLIINLPSTVEMSTPNVYADRIEWMCRNLDNRENLIISLHPHNDRGTGVATTELGLMAGADRVEGTLFGNGERTGNVDIVTLALNMYTQGVDPELDCSDINRMKDVYEYSNQLKIPERHPYVGELVYTAFSGSHQDAINKGMKALRKANTPVWEVPYLPIDPADVGRTYEAIIRINSQSGKGGIAYVLHADYGLNLPRNLQIEFSQDIQAITDAEGKEVPGKRIHDRFLETYVDQPGARLKFLDHQTYPDTEVKGRRVVEAVILDNGREVTITGTGTGPIDGFIDALSRHIGIEMSVLDYSEHSLQRGSNASAISYVEMEHPAGKLFGAGINTNIVAASLEAVVSAANRILERKAG
- a CDS encoding siderophore-interacting protein, which gives rise to MVQLSAQTHIRNDGIQAVMDRLRAEHSVCEIEIGHADQWALRMHYGSLHAAAEEGGMLIRVAAQDETCLAYMKMIVAGHIAGQLGTTNGLRWQGDGSHAGTPVFFREISVQSSTRLSPHMQRVRFAGRDLGRFAHGGLHVRLLLPPAGRQPVWPLMGVDGMMVWPSGEDALTVRVYTIRALDVAGGWLDIDFVLHPGTETPAADFALSARAGDVVGMIGPGGGGVPEAQNLLLLGDDTALPAIGRILEEIPPSIRAEVLVEVDGPEDRIALTEDDNIAVNWLYRQGQEAGTAGLLPAALRERGPSAGDFYVWAGCEFSDFREIRKILRKEWGLPRERHLATAYWRRGAQGAEGGEE